A stretch of DNA from Streptomyces sp. NBC_01197:
GCGACGAGGACGAGCCCGTGGTGGACGTGCCGCACGGTCAGGCCGCCTTGGAGGAGTGCGAGGTGTTCGGTAACTCCTGGGCCGCGCTGCTCTCCAGGGACCAGGGTTCGCTCGCCATATCCGCGACACCACCGTGAGCAATCCGGCGGGCGCGGGCATCGTCGACCTGTCGTCGCGGACCAGCGTCGTCGAGCACTGTGTACTGGAGCGGCTGGGCAGTTCGGGGATCGTGCTGGGCGAGGACGCGGCCACCGAGGTGCGCGGCTGCACGGTCCGGGACGCCCGAGGCAACGGCGTACTGGCCAACGGACGGGCGCGCGGCAGTTTCACGGATGTCACGGTGGAGCGGACCGTGAAGCCCGGGGTGGCGGTCGAGGAGAACGCGACGACGCGGTTCACGGACGTACGGGTCGACGACTGTGTCATCGGCTTCCATATATCGACGGCCGCGCAGACCGTACTGACCGACTGCACGGCCACCGGCTCCACGACCCACGGCGTCACCCTTTCCGGCGGGACCGACCCCGAGCTGAACCGGATACGGATCGACCGCCCCGGCGGACACGGCATCGCCGTCACCGGGCGCTCCCGGGGCACCGTCACCGACGCCCGCATCACCGGGGCCCGTTCGGCCGGGCTGCTCGTACAGGACGGGTCGTCAACGACCGTGCTGCGTACGGAAGTCACCGGGGGCGCGGCCGACGGCGTCATGCTCACCGGCGGCTGCGTCGCGCGGCTCGACCGGGTCACGGTGACGGGTGCCGCCGGGCATGGAATCGTCGTCGCGGAGGGCGCCGACCCGGTGCTGCGGCGGATCGAGGTGTCGGACACCGGGGGGCACGGCATCGAGCTGCGCGGCGGTGCGCGCGGGAAGATCGAGGCGTCCGCGGTGACCTCGGCCGGCGGCTGCGGTGTCCGGGTCGACGGCGCCCGTCCCGCACTGCAGGGCACTGCCGTACGGTCCGCCGCGCGGGCCGGGGTGTCGGTTCTGGCAGGCGGCGTCGTCATGCTGGTCGACTGCGAGGTCGACGGGGCGGGCCGCGACGGCCTTGAAGTAGATGGTTCCGAGGCCGAGTTGACGGCCGTCCGGGTCCGGGTCCGTAAGGCCGGACGACACGGCGCGAGCGTCGGGGCCGACGCGACGGCCGAGCCGACCGAGTGCATCCTGACCGAGGGCGGCGGCGACGGGCTGCGGACCGCGAGCCGGCTGCGGGTGCGCGCCTCGGGGTGCACGATCACCGGTAACAAGGGTGCGGGCGTGCGCCGTACACCCAGCGAGGGCGAACTGGTACTCGACCGGCTGACCAGCGAGGACAACGGCGAGCCCGACGCCACAGTGGACGACGACGCCCCGGGAGCCGCCCCCGGAGATCCGCGCGGCCCGCTCGCCCGGCTGGACGAACTGGTCGGGCTGCGTGCCGTCAAGGAGCAGGTCGCCACCCTGGTCAACCTCAACCGGCTGGCCCGGCGGCGCCGCGAGGCGGGTCTCCCGGTCCCGGCCACCGCCCGCCATCTGGTGTTCGCGGGCCCGCCCGGCACCGGAAAGACCAGCGTGGCGCGGTTGTACGGGAGCATCCTCGCGGCGCTCGGTGTGCTGCGCTCCGGGCATCTGGTGGAGGTGGCCCGCGCCGATCTGGTCGCGAAGGTGGTCGGCGGCACCGTCATCAAGACCAGCGAGGTCTTCGAACAGGCCATGGGGGTGTGCTGTTCATCGATGAGGCGTACTCCCTCACCCAGGGCGGGCCGGCGGGCGGCGGCGCCGACTTCGGGCGGGAGGCGGTCGACACACTGGTGAAGCTGATGGAGGACCACCGGGACGACACGGCCGTGGTGGTCGCGGGTTACGAGCGCGAGATGGACCGCTTCCTCGGCTCCAACCCCGGTCTGGGCTCCCGCTTCTCGCGCCGGGTGACGTTCGGCGCGTACTCGGCGGAACATCTGGTGGAGATCGTGCGGCGCCAGTGCGAACGCGACGGGTACGACTGCGCGCCGGAGACGGTGGCGCGGCTCAGACGGCACTTCGAGGAGGTGCCGCGTGACGAGAACTTCGGCAACGCGAGGTTCGCGCGGCGGGTGCTTGAGTCGATGATGACGCGGCAGGCGGGGCGGCTCAGCACGATGCCGGAGGCGGGGCCGCAGGAACTGCGGATGCTGCTGCCGGAGGACCTGGTGGTGTGAGACGCCGCCTTTGGGCTGTCGGCCGCCGGGTGGCGACAACGAAGCGGCCGAGCAGGACCAGGGCCGGAGAACGCAGGACCGGCCGCGCCGCCCGGTCGATAGGATCACGCGTATACCGCTCCGTCTCGCTCAACTCCCGGCCACAGCGGCCCTCGTCGCCCTGATCGGGGGCGCGGCCACCGTGGCCGGGGCGGCCGCTCCCGCCGTGGCCGACGACTCCCCGACGCTGCCCGCCGTCTCGTCCGTGCCGCCCTCGGCGGGCGGCTGCGTCCGGCCGTCGAAGAAGCACTCCGACCTGACGCCCTGGCCGCAGCGGTACATCGCGCCCTCCCGGGCCTGGCCCTCCGCACGCGGCGCGGGGGTGACCGTCGCCGTGGTCGACACCGGGGTCGATGCCGACGGGGCGCCCGCGCTGGCCGGGCGGGTGACGGCCGGCCCCGATGTCGTATCGGGCGGGACCGCGGGCAAGGACTGTGCCGGGCACGGCACGTTCGTGGCGGGGATCGTCGCGGCCGGGCAGAAATCCGGTGTCGGGTCCGCGGGGGTCGCGCCCGATGCACGGATCCTGGCGGTCCGGGTGACCGGCACGGACGGGACGGCGACCGCCGACAAGGTGGCTGCCGGAATCAAGGCGGCGGTGGCCGGTGGGGCGCGGGTGGTGGATGTGCCGATCGCACTGACGCGCGGCAGTGCGTGGCTCACCTCGGCGGTACGGGACGCGGTACGGCACAACGTGCTCGTCGTGGCCCCCGCGTATGGGATCACCGACTCGTCCGGGGCCCCGACTCCGGCCGCCTATCCGGCAGCGCTGCCCGACGTGCTGGCCGTGGCCGGGCTGGCTCCCGGGGGTGGCCCCGACCAGAAGGCCGCGCCCGCGACGGCCCCCGACATCGCGGCCCCCGGCACCAGCCTCATGAGCATCGGCCCCGGCGGCAGCGGGAACTTCAGCGGCAGCGGGGCCGACCTGGCGCCCGGTTTCGTGGCGGGCACGGCCGCGCTGGTGGACAGCTACCGCCCCGGCCTGACCGCCCAGCAGCTCACGGACCGGCTGACGTCGACGGCGTACCCGGGGGCGGCGGGCAGCCGGTCACTGACGGGCGCCGGGACGGTCGACCCGGCGGGCGCGGTGACGGCCGTACTGCCCAAGTCCGCACCCAGCCCCGCACGGCCCGGGCCCGCTCCGCAGCTCGCGGCCGGCATTGGGGACAGCGCCCACACGGGCGCGGTCGCGGTGGCCGGCGGCGCGGCGGGGCTCGTCGCCCTCACGGCGTTCTTCGCGGTGGTGCTCCCGCGCGCACGGCGTAGGGGCTGGCGCGCGGGCGTCTGAACCGTTGGGTGTACGGGCGTCTTCGACCTCCCACTGGCAGCAGCCAGAGGGGTCATGGAGAACCATGCGTTCCGGTCCGGCGTCTGTTCTTGGTGAGGCACGGAACGGCCCCGGCCATTCCGCGTGGCACGCAGCCGAGAAGGAGATGAGAGTTCATGGGCCCGGAACAGGGTGCGATATCCGTCATGGCATTCGGCCTGCTCTTCGGAGCCGTGGGCGGCACGATCCTGTTCAAGGCACGCTGGCTGCGGCACCACGGGGCCCGGGCCTACGGCACCGTCGTCAGGCTGGCCAGGAGTTCCGGTGAAGGCGGGACGAGCTACCACCCGGTGGTGCAGTACCAGACCGGAAACGGCCGGATGATGGAGGTCAGGTCCTCGCAGGGAAAGAGCGGGAGGACCAGCCTCCGCCCCGGCACGCCCGTCACCGTCTTCTACGACCCGGCCAAGCCGCAGCGGATGGCCATCGATGGCTACTCCGGCGGCGGGGGCATGGTCGCCTTCTGTGTCTTTGGAGCCGTGATCTTCGCGATAGGCGCGCGGGTGCTGGTGTCGACGATCGCCTGACGAAGCGTCCGGTCCCCATGAGGGACGGCTCGGGCACCCCTTGACGACCCCATCCCCCAGTGGGTACAAGTCCTCGTACAGCAACAACGGCGGTAACTGCGTCGAGGTCGCCGCCAATCTCTAACACGTACGATCCAGAGTCGCCCCACCCCGCGCGGTGGGGCTTCTCGCTGCCCTGCGCGACCCCGGGCGGAAAGTCCGTCGCTGCCGGCCGAGGTTCGTGAAAACCTGACGGGCATGGATCCGGACCCGATTGACCTGGCCCGACGGCTCGTGCGTGACCGTTTCCCTGATGCGCTTGCCGTGGTCCTGGCGGGGTCCACGGCCGTGGGGCGGGCCACCGCCAGCAGCGACCTGGACATCGCGGTGCACATCGGGGACGGTGGCGAGACCCGTCGGGAGACGCTCCGGTTCGAGGGCCGTGTCGTGGAGCTGTTCATCCACACCCGGGCCGGTCTCGTCGATCTCTTCGCCGCGGATGTCGCCGCACGTCGCGCGGTCCTGCAGAGCATGTATGCCTCCGGTCTTGTCCTGGTCGACAGAGAGGGAGCGGCCGGACGGTCCCGGGCGCTGGCCGAAGCGGATCTCCGCAACGGTCCGCCGGCGCTTGAGCCCGAGGCGGTCGAGACGAAGCGGTACGGGCTGACTGACGCTCTGGACGATCTCGGCGACGCCGACGAGCCCATTGAGCGCCTGGCTGTGGCCGGGTTCGTAGTCAACGCCGCCGCAGACCTGCTCTTCGACCACCACCGCGCGTGGGTCGGCGGCGGAAAGTGGCTGCCACGGCGTCTTCTGGAGGCGGACGCAGAGCATGGGGCTGCCCTGCTCGAAGGGCACCTGCATCTGTGTGAGTCGGGAGACGCCGAGCCGTTGATCGATGCGGCCTCGCACATCCTCAACCTCGTCGGTGGGCCGCTTCGCGAGGGATATCGCAGGGTCTGGCAGGGCGTCATCGAATCGATTGCTGTCGGCACCGGGCGTTGACGCGGTCCGACGTATAACAGGGATGTCTTAGAAAGCAGTTCGGCGGAACGGTCAGCCGGGCCGGGTCAGTCCTGGTGGTCAGAAACGCTCGCTCGTACCGACTCGTACCGACTCGTACCGAGCGGCCGGCACCTCAACCGAGACTGAGGAACAAACGGTGCTCGCTCGCAACCTCACCTTCGCCGCCCTGGCCGTTGCTGCGGGTCTCTCGCTCACGGCCTGCAACGGTGACAACGGCGCGGCCCGGAGCGGCGGCTCGTCACCGTCCTCCGAGTCCTCCGCGGCTTCCTCGACCGGCGATTCGGGCTCGGGCGGTTCGGAGCAGGGGGGCGGGAAGGACACCGCCGGGAAGAGCTCCGGCGGACAGGGTACGGGCGGGCAGGGTACGGATTCCAAGACCGGCTCCGGCACGGGCGCCAAGGCCGGCAAGTGCCGCACCGACGACATGGACATCACCGCCTCGGACAGCACCATCAGCGGCGACACGGAGGGATCGGTCGCGGTCACGTTCAAGAACGGCGGCGGCCGGGACTGTGCCCTGTCCGGATACGCGGGCATCGATTTGAAGACCAACTACGGGAATCTGTCCGCCAAGCGCAGCGGTCAGGGTTCCAGCCCCATGGTCCTCAAGAACGGCGAGTCGGTGTCCTTCGGCATCAGTTACCCGCTCAACAACACGGGCGGCTCCGGCGTCAAGGTCACCGGACTTGTGGTGACCCCGCCGGACGAGACGAAGTCGTTCTCCCTCGCATGGCCCGGCGGCGCCAGCCTGCCCGTCACCGACGGCTCCGGCTCCCCCGTCAAGGTCTTCCCGATGGGCAGCGCCGGCCAGGGCGGGGCGAGCTGACCCGTACGGCACTGTGACCCAGGTCTCACGATGCGCGTGCAGCACATGAGACGGCTTTCCCGT
This window harbors:
- a CDS encoding S8 family serine peptidase — protein: MADDSPTLPAVSSVPPSAGGCVRPSKKHSDLTPWPQRYIAPSRAWPSARGAGVTVAVVDTGVDADGAPALAGRVTAGPDVVSGGTAGKDCAGHGTFVAGIVAAGQKSGVGSAGVAPDARILAVRVTGTDGTATADKVAAGIKAAVAGGARVVDVPIALTRGSAWLTSAVRDAVRHNVLVVAPAYGITDSSGAPTPAAYPAALPDVLAVAGLAPGGGPDQKAAPATAPDIAAPGTSLMSIGPGGSGNFSGSGADLAPGFVAGTAALVDSYRPGLTAQQLTDRLTSTAYPGAAGSRSLTGAGTVDPAGAVTAVLPKSAPSPARPGPAPQLAAGIGDSAHTGAVAVAGGAAGLVALTAFFAVVLPRARRRGWRAGV
- a CDS encoding DUF3592 domain-containing protein, translated to MGPEQGAISVMAFGLLFGAVGGTILFKARWLRHHGARAYGTVVRLARSSGEGGTSYHPVVQYQTGNGRMMEVRSSQGKSGRTSLRPGTPVTVFYDPAKPQRMAIDGYSGGGGMVAFCVFGAVIFAIGARVLVSTIA
- a CDS encoding nucleotidyltransferase domain-containing protein, translating into MDPDPIDLARRLVRDRFPDALAVVLAGSTAVGRATASSDLDIAVHIGDGGETRRETLRFEGRVVELFIHTRAGLVDLFAADVAARRAVLQSMYASGLVLVDREGAAGRSRALAEADLRNGPPALEPEAVETKRYGLTDALDDLGDADEPIERLAVAGFVVNAAADLLFDHHRAWVGGGKWLPRRLLEADAEHGAALLEGHLHLCESGDAEPLIDAASHILNLVGGPLREGYRRVWQGVIESIAVGTGR
- a CDS encoding DUF4232 domain-containing protein, which translates into the protein MLARNLTFAALAVAAGLSLTACNGDNGAARSGGSSPSSESSAASSTGDSGSGGSEQGGGKDTAGKSSGGQGTGGQGTDSKTGSGTGAKAGKCRTDDMDITASDSTISGDTEGSVAVTFKNGGGRDCALSGYAGIDLKTNYGNLSAKRSGQGSSPMVLKNGESVSFGISYPLNNTGGSGVKVTGLVVTPPDETKSFSLAWPGGASLPVTDGSGSPVKVFPMGSAGQGGAS